Proteins co-encoded in one Malus sylvestris chromosome 9, drMalSylv7.2, whole genome shotgun sequence genomic window:
- the LOC126583702 gene encoding uncharacterized protein LOC126583702 isoform X2, which yields MGTRILRIVWNNLEDPLSQTVKQVHLIFDLFLDIRSTLHWSEGSERIRSFLQSIASDLLRLGPRCKGRYVPLGSLTKRLGAKTMLDMSPGLLFDTIHAYIDDDVCCALTSFLKILLEELRNECWSSDGVEGGYALYRGHCLPPILSGLASGVSKLRSNLNTYALPILLEVDEDSIFAMLAFISVGPSKGESQLSYPELCRGNMEPRVQQKVAILVSLLKVSRLLALLEGDIDYAVRENFGGLETNFPERHALVSIKGIKVEVRVEWLVLALTHVDDSLRVDAAETLFLNPKTASLPSHLELMLLKEAVPLNMRCCSTAFQMKWSSLFRKFFARVRTALERQFKQGRWEPLEHSNSNGMHLSIGSEHTEANRASDLFCFMRWLSSFLFFSCYPSAPYKRKIMAMELILIMLNVWSIVPATQEKNGSLCVEDRLYPYNRGMTLPDSTLLLVGSIIDSWDRLRENSFRILLHFPTPLPGISDQGMVQNVILWAKKLVCSPRVRETDAGALTLRLIFRKYVLQLGWTVRASVNVACLSGLESGDNQTYNSGYPVMEYIRSLIEWLDVSIEEGEKDLSEACQNSFVHGVLLTLRYAFEELDFNSDIAQSSISEMRHSLEKLLELVMRITSLALWVVSADAWHLPEDMDEVVDDDDSFLSEVPDEVEVKTSLLEDEDKNYKFVQNNRRSEQSVMVGCWLAMKEVSLLLGTITRKIPLPSTPSSESLDSETTSSCASVMMASDAMLDVKQLERIGNHFLEVLLKMKHNGAIDKTRAGFTALCNRLLCSNDPRLCKLTESWMEQLMDRTVAKGQTVDDLLRRSAGIPAAFIALFLSEPEGAPKKLLPQALRWLIDVANASFVGPVETNNSNGDMGKLPSIKSDKVFESAVSSDIDISDKVSKIRDEGVIPTVHAFNVLRAAFNDTNLAADTSGFSAEAMIVSVRSFSSPHWEIRNSACLAYTALVRRMIGFLNVQKRESSRRALTGVEFFHRYPLLHPFLIKELKAATVLLGDGISGQSESNLENAVHPSLCPVLILLSRLKPSTIASETGDDVDPFLLMPFIRKCSTQSNLRVRVLASRALAGLVSNEKLPSVLLNIVSELPRRDDQATWTPELSLLFDKTKRRQQSSYNWTHGILLQLSSLLDTNCRNLADSSKKDQILGDLFQALLVHSWIGKPRLCPCPILNASFLNLLDHMLSIARTCHTSKNIYALRNLLLELSTECLDVKASNGRLYYDPTMAELRQQAAVSYFSCVFQASDKMAEEVFQSPQRYSQSNSRFMEIPEMENSFAGLQERLVCSLSDSEYEVRLATLKWLLKYITSTESGHESHDSSSEIRVIQHWVRTNLQTTLVNLLDMEKYHRCSYYILRILFTWNTLQFQKLGDVKCTETIFVGSMECDSVFLLWDKLISLYKFTRHAKARQTLICCFGICIRRFAGLLTTSVLSDNSDSDRLEKLTRLYGIISFFTNVIMKHSASSEPINMRMAAAESIIASGLLGQAELIGYTVFNNRIPSENPCSTFEPKEAVNFYAHQILDIWFTCIQLLEDEDDETRERLAMGIQGCFTSKRSGSSHGGVVPTQVEKVIGSCFEHLSSVFGHWIGYFDYLLRWVLNASNREVPKGDLVRQVFDKEIDNHHEEKLFICQLCCSQLDKLRISKSWAADFRNKQQFSDYLHDWRLRFSCQLTSFAKDRIAKLGGADWVGGAGNHKDAFLPLYANLLAFYALSNCIFNGKTGDNKHLQSDVAKLGKAIDPFLRNPLISNLYLLVVKSHEDAVGSNGDDLVPKLGEGAVWEGFNPHFLLR from the exons ATGGGTACCCGGATATTGAGGATCGTATGGAATAATTTGGAAGATCCTTTGAGTCAAACAGTCAAACAAGTTCATCTCATTTTTGATCTCTTCCTAGACATTCGATCCACTCTACACTGGTCAGAAGGTAGTGAGAGAATAAGGTCATTCTTGCAAAGCATTGCTTCAGATCTTCTTCGTCTGGGTCCTCGCTGCAAGGGAAGATATGTTCCTTTGGGTTCACTGACCAAGAGATTAGGTGCAAAAACTATGTTGGATATGAGTCCTGGCTTGCTGTTTGACACTATACATGCGTACATTGATGATGACGTGTGCTGTGCTCTCACATCATTTTTGAAGATTTTACTTGAGGAATTGCGTAACGAGTGTTGGAGCAGTGATGGTGTTGAAGGTGGTTATGCACTTTATAGGGGGCATTGTCTGCCTCCAATTTTGTCTGGACTTGCTTCTGGGGTTTCAAAGCTCCGTTCTAATTTGAACACTTATGCTCTGCCAATTTTACTTGAAGTGGATGAGGACAGTATATTTGCTATGCTTGCTTTTATTTCAGTTGGTCCGAGCAAGGGTGAAAGTCAACTGTCATATCCTGAGCTCTGTCGTGGAAACATGGAACCGAGAGTTCAACAGAAGGTGGCCATCTTAGTTTCATTGCTGAAGGTATCTCGTTTACTTGCATTGCTCGAAGGGGACATTGATTACGCAGTACGTGAAAATTTTGGTGGACTGGAGACAAATTTCCCCGAACGACATGCTCTTGTTTCTATCAAGGGGATAAAGGTTGAAGTTCGTGTTGAGTGGCTAGTGCTGGCATTGACCCATGTTGATGATTCATTACGCGTGGATGCTGCAGAGACACTTTTCTTGAATCCCAAGACAGCTAGTTTACCTTCCCATTTAGAACTCATGTTATTAAAGGAAGCAGTGCCATTGAACATGAGGTGTTGCTCTACAGCTTTCCAAATGAAGTGGAGTAGCTTGTTCAGAAAGTTTTTTGCTCGGGTCCGAACAGCATTAGAGAGACAATTTAAGCAGGGACGCTGGGAACCCCTGGAACATAGTAACAGCAATGGAATGCATCTTTCAATTGGAAGTGAACATACTGAAGCTAACAGAGCAAGCGATCTTTTTTGTTTCATGAGGTGGTTAAGTTCATTTCTATTTTTCTCTTGCTATCCTTCTGCACCTTATAAGAGAAAAATAATGGCAATGGAGCTCATTCTAATAATGCTCAATGTTTGGTCTATTGTGCCTGCTACTCAAGAGAAAAATGGTTCTTTATGTGTGGAAGACCGTCTCTATCCTTATAATAGAGGAATGACCTTACCTGATTCAACTTTGTTGTTAGTGGGATCCATAATTGATAGTTGGGACAGGCTGAGAGAGAATTCTTTTCGCATATTGTTACATTTTCCGACCCCACTTCCTGGAATTTCAGATCAAGGTATGGTCCAGAACGTGATTTTATGGGCTAAGAAATTAGTTTGCAGTCCACGAGTGAGAGAAACTGATGCTGGAGCTCTGACTTTAAGGCTGATTTTCAGGAAGTATGTCTTACAGCTAGGATGGACAGTCCGAGCTTCAGTTAATGTAGCTTGTCTCTCTGGTTTGGAAAGCGGAGATAATCAAACTTATAATTCTGGATATCCTGTGATGGAATATATAAGGTCACTGATTGAATGGTTGGATGTTTCCATAGAGGAAGGGGAGAAGGATCTTTCTGAAGCATGTCAGAACAGCTTTGTTCATGGGGTATTACTCACTCTACGATATGCTTTTGAGGAATTGGACTTCAACTCTGACATAGCACAGTCTAGTATCTCAGAGATGAGACATTCACTAGAgaagctcttggagcttgtaATGCGAATAACTTCTTTGGCACTTTGGGTCGTCTCTGCAGATGCTTGGCATCTCCCTGAGGACATGGATGAAGtggttgatgatgatgattctTTCTTATCAGAGGTTCCAGATGAGGTGGAGGTGAAAACATCTCTGTTGGAGGATGAagacaaaaattacaaatttgtccaGAATAACAGGCGATCAGAACAAAGTGTAATGGTTGGCTGTTGGCTTGCGATGAAAGAG GTGAGTCTTCTTTTGGGAACTATCACAAGAAAGATTCCTTTACCAAGTACCCCTTCCTCAGAATCATTAGATTCAGAAACCACCTCTTCTTGTGCTTCAGTTATGATGGCTTCGGATGCAATGCTTGATGTGAAACAACTTGAAAGAATTGGGAATCACTTCTTGGAAGTCCTTTTGAAGATGAAGCACAACGGTGCAATTGATAAAACGAGGGCCGGATTTACAGCTCTTTGCAACCGGTTACTTTGTTCAAATGATCCTCG ACTTTGCAAGTTAACAGAATCCTGGATGGAGCAGCTTATGGACAGAACCGTGGCCAAGGGTCAAACAGTGGATGACTTGTTAAGGAGAAGTGCAGGTATTCCTGCTGCGTTTATAGCACTGTTCCTCTCAGAGCCAGAAGGTGCACCTAAGAAACTTCTCCCACAGGCTTTACGGTGGCTCATAGATGTTGCTAATGCATCTTTTGTGGGTCCGGTTGAAACCAACAACTCTAATGGCGACATGGGTAAATTGCCCTCAATTAAGTCAGACAAAGTTTTTGAGTCTGCGGTCTCGTCAGATATAGATATTAGTGACAAGGTTTCAAAGATCCGTGATGAGGGTGTCATTCCTACTGTACATGCATTCAATGTCCTCAGGGCCGCCTTCAATGATACAAACCTGGCTGCTGATACCTCAGGTTTTTCTGCTGAGGCTATGATTGTTTCAGTTCGCTCCTTTTCTTCTCCCCACTGGGAGATCCGGAATAGTGCTTGCCTGGCATACACTGCTTTGGTACGTCGCATGATTGGATTCCTTAATGTCCAAAAACGAGAGTCATCAAGGCGTGCGCTAACTGGGGTGGAATTTTTTCATCG GTATCCCTTATTGCATCCATTTCTAATCAAGGAACTGAAAGCTGCGACAGTGTTGCTTGGGGACGGGATATCTGGACAATCTGAATCCAACCTAGAAAATGCTGTGCACCCAAGCTTGTGCCCTGTCTTGATTCTGTTATCCAGGCTGAAGCCCTCAACAATCGCAAGCGAGACTGGAGATGACGTGGATCCTTTTCTGTTAATGCCCTTCATTAGAAAGTGCTCAACACAAAGCAATCTAAGAGTCCGTGTTCTTGCATCTAGAGCTTTAGCGGGTCTGGTATCTAACGAGAAGTTGCCAAGTGTTCTCCTCAATATAGTATCGGAGTTGCCTAGAAGAGATGACCAAGCTACATGGACTCCTGAGTTGTCCCTATTATTTGATAAAACCAAAAGAAGACAACAGAGTTCTTATAATTGGACTCATGGAATTCTATTGCAGTTGAGCTCTCTCTTGGATACGAACTGTAGAAATCTGGCTGATTCCTCAAAGAAAGATCAGATTCTTGGTGATTTGTTTCAAGCTCTTTTAGTGCATTCATGGATCGGAAAACCCAGATTGTGCCCTTGTCCAATCCTCAATGCCTCTTTCCTAAATTTGCTGGATCACATGCTCAGTATTGCAAGGACGTGCCATACGAGCAAAAACATTTATGCTCTCCGCAATCTACTTTTGGAGTTATCTACAGAATGCTTAGATGTAAAAGCTTCTAACGGGCGTTTGTATTATGATCCAACAATGGCAGAACTCCGACAACAAGCAGCAGTCTCCTATTTCAGTTGCGTGTTTCAAGCATCTGATAAAATGGCTGAAGAGGTTTTTCAGTCGCCTCAGAGGTATTCTCAGAGTAATTCAAGATTTATGGAGATACCTGAAATGGAAAACTCTTTTGCGGGACTCCAGGAAAGGCTAGTCTGCTCTTTGTCGGATTCAGAATATGAAGTTCGACTTGCAACATTGAAGTGGCTGCTAAAATATATAACATCAACAGAATCTGGCCATGAGTCCCATGATAGCAGCAGTGAGATTAGGGTTATCCAGCACTGGGTCAGAACTAACCTCCAAACGACATTGGTTAATCTATTGGATATGGAGAAGTACCACAGATGCTCGTATTACATTCTGAGGATTCTATTCACTTGGAATACACTGCAGTTTCAGAAGCTTGGGGATGTAAAATGCACGGAAACAATTTTCGTTGGTAGTATGGAATGCGATTCTGTATTTCTGCTTTGGGATAAGTTGATTTCGTTGTACAAGTTCACGAGACATGCAAAAGCTCGACAAACACTCATCTGCTGCTTTGGAATCTGCATAAGGAGGTTTGCAGGTTTATTAACAACTTCTGTTCTTTCGGATAACAGTGACTCTGATCGGTTAGAAAAGTTGACCCGACTTTATGGCATAATTTCCTTTTTCACCAACGTAATTATGAAACATAGTGCCTCGTCTGAGCCAATAAACATGCGCATGGCAGCAGCAGAGTCTATCATAGCATCTGGTTTGCTAGGGCAAGCTGAGCTTATCGGTTACACTGTGTTCAATAACCGAATCCCTTCTGAAAATCCATGTTCTACTTTTGAACCAAAAGAAGCGGTGAATTTCTACGCACATCAAATACTAGATATATGGTTCACATGCATCCAGCTGCTGGAGGATGAAGATGATGAGACTAGAGAAAGGCTTGCCATGGGCATTCAAGGGTGTTTTACGAGCAAAAGATCCGGTAGCTCTCATGGTGGAGTAGTCCCGACGCAAGTGGAGAAAGTGATAGGATCTTGTTTTGAGCATCTATCTTCCGTCTTTGGCCACTGGATTGGGTATTTCGATTATCTTTTACGCTGGGTGCTGAATGCTTCAAATCGTGAGGTGCCGAAAGGAGATCTTGTGAGACAGGTATTTGATAAGGAAATTGACAATCATCACGAGGAAAAGCTGTTCATCTGTCAACTGTGTTGTTCTCAACTGGACAAGCTTCGAATTTCAAAATCTTGGGCGGCTGACTTTCGGAACAAACAACAGTTTAGTGATTATCTACATGATTGGAGGCTCAGATTTTCCTGCCAGTTGACCTCATTTGCCAAGGACCGCATTGCGAAACTAGGTGGAGCGGATTGGGTTGGTGGAGCGGGCAACCACAAGGATGCATTTCTGCCCCTGTATGCCAATTTGCTCGCCTTCTACGCCCTCTCGAATTGCATATTCAACGGGAAAACTGGCGATAACAAGCATCTACAGTCTGATGTTGCCAAACTCGGTAAAGCTATCGATCCGTTTCTTAGGAACCCTTTGATCTCTAACCTGTATTTGTTAGTGGTTAAATCGCACGAGGATGCAGTTGGTTCCAACGGTGACGACCTGGTTCCGAAATTGGGAGAGGGTGCGGTATGGGAGGGATTCAATCCCCATTTTCTTCTTAGGTAA